The following proteins are encoded in a genomic region of Cryptomeria japonica chromosome 11, Sugi_1.0, whole genome shotgun sequence:
- the LOC131032235 gene encoding two-component response regulator ORR21-like gives MEKGSINSEIGIPNQFPAGSLVLVVDDDPTCLKIIDKMLRRCLYEVTTCSRATVASSMLRERKGIFDLVISDVYMPDMDGFKLLEHVGLEMDLPVIMMSPDGKPSVVMKGIKHGACDYLLKPVRIEELKNIWQHIVRLKKNGIKELENSGSVENSEKLKKGSDDAEYASSVNEEEPREEEDDFDQDNDDPTSQKKPRVVWSVELHQQFVSAVNQLGIDKAVLKRILEMMNVQGLTRENVASHLQKYRLYLRRLSGVAQQQSGINSSFGGNTEINFGSMGSGRFDLQTLGASSQISPQNLMALQGGLLGKLNAKNGMGIPGEAFCLPASLQGIDSNSLNSLRFGQPLMNSQGNSLQGFCTGFQLKQTIRLHPHIPSFGNVDLPKNDTSSGHSLLPRQLATGTVNPGDLGQVCVADNNVGLNLYSNAMMIKLLQQEQLQQQKLRQQVQIPAAMPHQSDAQLQGRQVLNFPSANLLGQRAVSNPLCAVGSPDSIHGNSLTGTNIEQLNQTSLPEHGFPACTSNAYFGIDQMPVIDHKNHSFHALPGNSMNRLPSNLATSAPLSVQVEVEMRLESSGIHCHMQATNVGFAGRGLNVSNILPSDAGHTRAVNDAACQREQSTADSGPRFKDSASDLTKHERTKSKENELSVDGYQLKGVHVK, from the exons ATGGAAAAGGGCAGTATTAATTCGGAAATCGGAATTCCCAACCAATTTCCTGCAGGGTCGCTAGTTTTAGTGGTTGACGATGATCCAACTTGCCTAAAAATTATTGACAAAATGCTCCGCAGGTGTCTCTATGAAGTTACGACATGTTCTCGGGCAACCGTTGCATCATCAATGCTCCGAGAGAGGAAGGGTATCTTTGACCTGGTCATTAGTGATGTATATATGCCTGACATGGATGGCTTCAAACTCCTTGAACATGTTGGATTGGAGATGGATCTTCCTGTCATCATGATGTCGCCAGATGGAAAACCAAGTGTAGTGATGAAAGGAATCAAACATGGTGCATGTGACTACCTACTAAAGCCTGTACGCATTGAGGAGCTCAAAAATATATGGCAACATATAGTCAGGCTGAAGAAAAATGGGATAAAGGAATTGGAGAACTCTGGAAGTGTTGAGAACAGTGAAAAGCTTAAAAAGGGTTCAGATGATGCTGAGTATGCATCCTCAGTGAATGAAG AGGAACCCAGGGAGGAGGAGGACGATTTTGATCAGGACAATGATGATCCTACATCCCAGAAAAAACCGAGGGTAGTCTGGTCTGTGGAGCTCCATCAACAATTTGTTAGTGCTGTAAATCAGCTTGGAATTGACAAGGCTGTTCTAAAGAGGATTCTTGAGATGATGAATGTTCAGGGACTTACAAGAGAGAATGTTGCAAGCCACCTTCAGAAATATAGACTTTATCTTAGAAGGCTGAGTGGGGTGGCACAACAGCAAAGTGGAATAAATTCTTCCTTTGGAGGAAATACAGAGATCAATTTTGGTTCCATGGGTTCTGGAAGGTTTGACCTACAAACACTAGGAGCATCAAGCCAAATATCGCCTCAAAATTTGATGGCATTACAAGGAGGACTTTTAGGAAAACTAAATGCAAAGAATGGTATGGGAATTCCTGGAGAGGCATTCTGCTTACCAGCTTCACTTCAAGGCATAGATTCTAATTCTTTGAACAGCCTAAGATTTGGCCAACCATTAATGAACAGTCAGGGTAATTCACTACAGGGTTTTTGTACTGGTTTCCAATTGAAGCAAACTATTCGGTTACACCCTCATATTCCTTCGTTTGGGAATGTAGACTTACCAAAGAATGATACATCTTCAGGTCACTCATTGTTACCACGGCAGCTTGCAACAGGTACTGTGAATCCTGGAGATCTGGGTCAAGTGTGCGTGGCAGATAACAATGTAGGTCTGAATCTATACAGCAATGCAATGATGATAAAATTATTACAGCAAGAACAGCTGCAGCAGCAAAAACTACGTCAACAGGTTCAGATACCTGCAGCAATGCCACATCAATCTGATGCTCAATTGCAAGGCAGACAAGTTTTAAATTTTCCATCAGCTAATCTCTTAGGTCAACGGGCAGTTTCAAACCCTTTATGTGCAGTAGGAAGTCCTGATAGTATTCATGGGAATAGTCTAACTGGCACGAACATAGAGCAATTAAATCAAACATCACTACCAGAACATGGATTTCCAGCATGTACATCTAATGCATATTTTGGAATTGATCAGATGCCGGTTATTGATCACAAGAATCATAGCTTTCACGCATTGCCAGGGAACAGTATGAATCGTCTGCCGAGCAATCTTGCAACGTCTGCTCCATTGTCAGTTCAGGTTGAAGTTGAAATGA GGCTTGAATCTTCTGGGATACATTGTCATATGCAAGCCACAAATGTTGGATTTGCAGGGAGAGGATTGAATGTTTCCAACATACTCCCGTCAGATGCTGGGCATACAAGGGCTGTCAATGATGCAGCCTGTCAAAGAGAACAGTCAACGGCTGACAGTGGGCCAAGATTTAAGGACAGTGCATCTGATTTGACAAAACATGAGAGAACCAAATCTAAAGAAAACGAGCTCAGTGTGGATGGTTATCAGTTAAAGGGTGTTCATGTGAAATAG